In one window of Leptospira sp. GIMC2001 DNA:
- the hemW gene encoding radical SAM family heme chaperone HemW: MLNILGNQTAIKKREGYLGIYVHFPFCIQKCSYCDFYSIGNGISKKLEEKNIFSSYKTEILNRIESFPEIQSLKVDSLFFGGGTPSRMDNNLLNELIHFLRSQFQFEDDIEMSIESNPEDITESILNDWNQIGINRVNMGYQTQNPQYLELVGRYYDSEQYKIAPLLLANSKIENYGFDLIYGFPNQTEEEFYSDLEFLLQYKPNHLSLYSLTLEKGTEYSRQVKDRVKLPPNEDLQIKLLETLPGKMQDLGYKWYEVSNYCKLGFESRHNLKYWTMEKYLAIGPGAHGFINSKRYSNPRNLEAYTKHPGKSNWEESDPIPELLLSLFRIFKPIDMNSFINEFPIQAQKKFLTQLNKFQDQDYCKIRSDGIFQWQRSAILNLDNLIFELNQAIRDH; encoded by the coding sequence GTGCTTAACATACTTGGTAATCAAACTGCAATTAAGAAACGTGAAGGCTATTTAGGAATCTATGTTCATTTTCCTTTCTGCATTCAAAAATGTTCTTATTGTGATTTCTATTCTATTGGGAATGGAATATCCAAAAAATTGGAAGAGAAAAATATTTTTTCTTCCTATAAAACAGAAATTTTAAATAGAATTGAATCTTTTCCTGAGATCCAAAGCTTAAAAGTGGATAGTCTGTTTTTTGGTGGAGGAACTCCATCGCGAATGGACAACAATTTATTGAATGAATTGATTCATTTTCTACGCAGTCAATTTCAATTTGAAGATGATATTGAAATGAGCATCGAATCCAATCCTGAAGATATAACTGAATCCATACTGAACGATTGGAATCAGATTGGAATCAATCGGGTGAATATGGGTTACCAAACTCAAAACCCTCAATACTTGGAATTGGTTGGAAGATACTATGATAGCGAACAATACAAGATAGCTCCTTTACTTCTTGCAAATTCCAAAATTGAAAATTATGGATTCGATCTCATTTATGGATTTCCAAACCAAACCGAAGAAGAATTCTACTCGGATTTAGAATTCCTCCTGCAATACAAACCTAATCATCTAAGCCTGTATTCCTTGACATTAGAAAAAGGAACAGAATACTCAAGACAAGTCAAAGATAGAGTAAAGCTACCACCTAATGAAGATTTGCAGATCAAGCTTCTTGAAACTCTACCTGGAAAAATGCAAGATTTGGGATACAAATGGTATGAAGTTTCTAATTACTGCAAACTTGGTTTCGAGTCGCGACACAATTTAAAATACTGGACCATGGAAAAATATCTAGCAATAGGACCAGGTGCACATGGATTTATAAATAGCAAAAGATATTCTAATCCAAGGAACTTAGAAGCATATACAAAGCATCCTGGCAAAAGCAATTGGGAGGAGTCCGATCCGATTCCCGAGTTACTATTGTCACTATTTAGAATATTCAAACCCATTGATATGAATTCTTTTATCAATGAATTTCCGATTCAAGCTCAAAAAAAATTCCTCACTCAATTGAATAAATTCCAAGATCAAGATTACTGCAAAATACGCTCGGATGGAATTTTTCAATGGCAGAGATCAGCAATTTTAAATCTGGATAATCTAATATTTGAATTGAATCAAGCAATTCGTGATCATTAG